A part of Aegilops tauschii subsp. strangulata cultivar AL8/78 chromosome 2, Aet v6.0, whole genome shotgun sequence genomic DNA contains:
- the LOC109749013 gene encoding receptor-like protein kinase FERONIA, whose amino-acid sequence MAMAKACSTVLPCLLLLAIVSLSLAAADGGGNNSTDPAGQVRLSCGSSASATDSDGRAWDGDSASMFLPSTNAGVAARASYQDPSLPSTVPYMTARVFASSHTYTFLVRPGRVFLRLYFYPADYGNRSASGALFGVTAGGVTLLQDFNASQTALALDAAYLVREFSLNVNSSGRLEVTFAPSPGASSHYAFVNGIEILPTPDVFTKPVPTFANGGRPDPMPVRADTAFQTMYRLNVGGEAVSPADDSGRFYRTWDTDIPYIFGAAGGVSFEKDSDVTIRYPPSVPPHIAPEGVYASARSMGPTAQINLNYNLTWILPVDAGFYYLLRFHFCEIQDPITRVNQRSFFIYINNQTAQEQMDVIAWSGRIGVPVYTDYLVVTTGSGQMDMWVALHPDLSSRPEYYDAILNGLEVFKLQTYGSNNLAGANPPIPQKQFYQGESKRKSAVAAAVGGTVAGGLLAVLIGCLCACAICRRGRKATSVVVCEPEAIPDKQAHGPPSPTKSSALFKSGQT is encoded by the coding sequence ATGGCCATGGCCAAGGCCTGCTCGACTGTGCTTCCGTGCCTCTTGCTGCTAGCCATCGTGTCCCTTTCCCTTGCCGCCGCGGACGGCGGCGGCAACAACTCCACCGACCCTGCCGGGCAGGTCCGCCTGAGCTGCGGCTCGTCCGCCTCGGCCACCGACTCCGACGGCCGTGCGTGGGACGGTGACTCCGCGTCCATGTTCTTGCCGTCGACGAACGCCGGCGTCGCGGCCCGTGCGTCGTATCAAGACCCGTCGCTGCCTTCTACCGTGCCTTACATGACGGCGCGCGTGTTCGCGTCGAGCCACACCTACACCTTCCTCGTCCGCCCCGGCCGCGTGTTCCTCCGCCTCTACTTCTACCCGGCCGACTACGGCAACCGCAGCGCCTCCGGCGCCCTCTTCGGCGTCACGGCCGGCGGCGTCACGCTGCTGCAGGACTTCAACGCGTCCCAGACCGCGCTCGCGCTCGACGCCGCCTACCTCGTCCGCGAGTTCTCCCTCAACGTCAACTCGAGCGGGAGGCTGGAGGTTACCTTCGCCCCGTCCCCTGGCGCCTCCTCCCACTACGCGTTCGTGAACGGCATCGAGATCTTGCCCACGCCAGACGTGTTCACGAAGCCGGTGCCGACCTTCGCCAACGGGGGGCGCCCGGACCCGATGCCCGTCCGCGCCGACACGGCCTTCCAGACCATGTACCGTCTCAACGTCGGCGGCGAGGCCGTCTCTCCGGCTGACGACTCCGGCCGCTTCTACCGCACCTGGGACACGGACATCCCTTACATATTCGGCGCGGCCGGCGGGGTCTCCTTCGAGAAGGACAGCGACGTCACCATCCGATACCCGCCGTCCGTGCCGCCGCACATCGCGCCGGAGGGCGTGTACGCGTCGGCGAGGTCCATGGGCCCGACTGCGCAGATCAACCTGAACTACAACCTCACGTGGATCCTGCCCGTGGACGCGGGGTTCTACTACCTCCTGAGGTTCCACTTCTGCGAGATCCAGGACCCGATCACCAGGGTGAACCAGCGCTCCTTCTTCATCTACATCAACAACCAGACGGCGCAGGAGCAGATGGACGTCATCGCGTGGAGCGGAAGGATAGGGGTTCCGGTGTACACCGACTACCTCGTCGTCACGACGGGCTCCGGCCAGATGGATATGTGGGTCGCGCTGCACCCGGACCTCAGCAGCAGGCCGGAGTACTACGACGCGATACTCAACGGCCTCGAGGTGTTCAAGCTCCAGACGTACGGCAGCAACAACCTCGCCGGGGCCAACCCGCCGATCCCACAGAAACAGTTCTACCAAGGGGAGTCCAAGAGGAAAAGTGCCGTAGCTGCGGCCGTTGGTGGAACGGTCGCCGGTGGCCTCCTTGCGGTGTTGATCGGCTGCCTATGCGCGTGCGCTATTTGCAGACGGGGCAGAAAGGCGACATCGGTGGTCGTGTGCGAGCCAGAAGCCATTCCTGATAAACAAGCCCATGGTCCCCCTAGCCCAACAAAAAGCTCTGCTTTGTTTAAGTCGGGCCAGACATAA